CAGTAGAGGAAGTTGAGCGTCGCCACCTTGTCGTTGACGACGCTCGAGACCGGATCGCACTGGCGGATGCGGCGGTGGTACTCGCGCGTGCGCCGCTCCTGCTCGGCGAAGCTCGCCGCCGCGACGCCGAGCGACCCGATGCCGCGCTCGGCAGCGTCGAGCTCGGTGCCGGGGCTCGTGACGGTCACCCAGAGCGGCGGGTGCGGCTTCTGGATCGGCTTGGGCAGCACGCTGCGCTCGGGCATCGAGAACGACACCCCGTCCCACGCAAAGCGCTCCTGCGTCCACATCTTCGGCAGGACGCGCACGTACTCGTCCCACGTCTTCTTGGTGGTGTCGGGATCGACGTTGAAGCCGCCGAGCTCGGTCCAGGTGGACGAGCGCGCCGTGCCGAGCTCGAGGCGTCCGCCCGACACGATGTCGAGCGCGGCGGCGCGCTCGGCGACCCGCACGGGGTGGTTCATCTCTGGGACGCAGACGACGGCGCCGTGGCCGACGCGGATGCGCTGCGTCTGCATGGCGCAGGCGGTGAGGAACACCTCGGGCGCCGAGCAGTGCGAGTACTCCTCCAGGAAGTGGTGCTCGACGGCCCACACCGCGTCGAAGCCGAGCTCGTCGGCGAGGCGCACCTGCGCGAGCGAGTTCTCGTAGACGGTGCGCTCGACCCCGCCCTCGAACGGACGCGGCACCGACAGCTCGAAGAAGAGGCCGAACTCCATGCGGGTCCGGCGACGCTAGCAAGGCGGCGCCCGTGGCAGCAAGCCATCGGTGCTCGCCGGTACCCGACGTGCGCGATTGGATGCGTGCAGCGTTTCAACGTAGAGGACGCCGGATGTCGCGGCTCGGGTCCTGGCTGGTCGCACACGACCGCTGGGTCGTCGGTGCCGTCCTCGCCGTCACGCTCGCCTTCGGCGTCGTCGCCGCCCGCGTGCGGGTCGAATTCCGCTACGAGGACCTCCTGCCGCAGGGCCACCCGTTCATGGAGGTCCACCGGCGCTACCACCGCACGTTCAGCGAGGCGAACGTCCTGACGATCATGCTCGAGGCGCGATCGGGCACGATCTACACGCCCGAGATCCTGCGGACGATCTATCGTGCGACGGAGGCGGTCGATCGGTTGCCGGGCGTGAACCACGACCAGGTCGACTCGATCGCGAGCCGCTTCGTGCGGATCGTCCAGGTGCAGTCGGGCGGGCGCATGACCGCCGATCCGCTGATGTCGCGCGCCGACGTGACGCCGGCCGAGGCGCACGAGATCGGGCGTCTCGCACGCTCGTCGGGCTACGTCCTCGGCACCCTCATCTCGCTCGACGAACGTGCCGCGCTCATTCGCGCCGGATTCGCCGAGAAGCGCCTCGATGACCGCCGTCTGTTCCAGGCGGTGAACGAGACGATCCTCCCGTTCGCCGACGAGAACGTCGCCGTCTACGTGGCGGGACAACCCCGGCAGAACGGGTGGGTCCTCGCGCTGGAGCACCAGGTCCTGATCGCGTTCGCGGTCGCGATCGCGCTGACGTGGGTGCTGCTGTACCAGTACTTCCGCGACTGGCGCGGCGCGCTGCGACCGACCATCTCGGGCGGGCTCGCCGCGGTGTGGGGCTTCGGGCTCGTGCAGCTGACCGGGTTCGCCGTGAACCCGCTGACGCTGGTCATCCCGTTCCTCATCACGGCGCGCGCGGTGAGCCACTCGGCCCAGATGCACGACCGCTACTACGAGGAGCTGGCGCAAGGGGAGAGCAAAGGCGAGGCCGTCCAGCGCTCCTTCGCGCGTCTCTTCGCGCCGACCGTCGCCGGCATCATGACCGATGCGCTCGGCGTGCTGGCGATCGGCATCGTCGCCATTCCGGCGCTGCGGGCACTCGCGCTGACCGCGATGCTCTGGCTCCTGTCGCTCGTCGTGACCGAGTTGCTGCTGAACCCGATCGTCTACACGCACCTGCGCGCGCCCGACATCGAGACGATTCGCTCCCGCGAGCGGGGATGGCTCGCGCGCGGCGCCGTCGCGCTCGCGAAGGGCGTCACGGGGCCGCGCGGGCGCTGGAGGGCGCTCGCGCTGTCGGGCGTCGTGGTCGCCGTCGCCGTCGCGCTCCTCCCGCGGCTGGGCATCGGCGCGGCGGGCTCCGCGTCCCGCATTCTCGCCGCCGACTCCGAATTCAACCGGAGCCACCGTGCGGTTCAGGAGGAATTCGGCGGCAGCGAGCCCTTCATCGTCGTGGTCGAAGGCGACGATCCGCGGGCGCTCTACCGGCCGGCGCTCCTGCGCGCCATGGAGCAGCTCCAGCGTTACGTCGAGCGCGTGCCGGCGGTCGGGTGGAGCACCTCGCCGGTCGACATCCTGAAGGCGATGCGCGAGCGCTTCAACGAGCTCGAGCCGAAGTGGGGCGTGATCCCGTCGACCGAGATCGAGGCGGCCCAGACGTTCTTCACGTATTGGGGCTTCATCCCGCCGAGCACGAGCGCCCGCTACTTCTCGCCCGACTTCTCGGCGGGCCAGGTCACGTTCTACTGCCGGGACCACACCGTCGAGAGCGTGCGCAGCGTGGTCGCGGCGACCCAGAAGTTCATCGCCGAGCACCCGCTCGATCGGGCGCACTTTCGCCTCGCCGGCGGGTTCATCGGCGTCATGGCCGCCATCTACGACGAGATCCTGCGCAGCGACGCGCTCATGACGACGGCGGCGTTCGCGGTGATCCTGCTCGTGACCGCCGTCACATACCGCTCGCTGGTGGCCGCGCTGCTGCTCGTCGTGCCACTGGCGTTCGCGAACTTCGTCGTGAACGCCTACATGGCGGCGCGCGGCATCGGTCTCGACCTCAACACGCTCCCCGTCGTCGCCGTCGGGGTCGGGTTCGGCATCGACTACGGGATCTACATCTTGAGCCGCGTGCGTGAGCGGACCGAGGAAGGCATGGGGCTCGACGACGCCGTGCGCGAGGCGATCGCCGGCGCCGGCCGCACGGTCGCGTTCACGGCCCTCGCGATGACGGCGGGCGTCCTGTGCTTCACCGTGACGGATCTCCGCTTCGTCGCGGAGATGGCGGTGCTCCTCGCGCTCTGGATGGTGACGAGCGCCGCCACCGCCCTGGTCACGCTGCCCGCCGCGCTCGTCGTCCTGCGACCGAAGTTCCTCGTCGCACCTACGCGATCGTCAGCACGTTCTTGATTCCCGTCGCGTCGCCGGTGAGCAGCTCGCGGTACGACGCCATCGGGAAGCGGCCGGTGATGAGGCTGCGCACTGCCTTCGGCCAGCGCCGATCGAACAGCGCGACGTCGCGGATGGCCGCCTCGAAGGCGTCCTTGCTCGCGTTCACCGTTCCGAACACGACCTGGTTCTTCAACACCATGTTGCGCATGAGGACGTCGGTGTCGACGGTGACCGGCCCTTTCCGGCCCGGCACGCCGGTGAAGATGAAGATCGCGTTGGGTCCGATCACCGAGAGCATGTCGAACGCCACCTTCGACGCGCCGGTCGCCTCGTAGACGACGTCGATGCCGTCGATCCGGTTGGCGAGCCCTTCGAGCGACGTCTCCTCGGCCGACACGTAGCGCCCGCCGATCGACTCGACGAGCGCCGCCTTCGGGTTGGGCGCCTTCTCGCGCGAGTACACGAAGGTCTGGAAGCCTTGCGCGACCAGGGCCATCGCGCCGAGGAGCCCGACCGGGCCGGCGCCGAGCACGACCGCCGAGTGGCCGTAGGCGTGCGACCGCGCAGCCTCCATCGAGCACGCCCACGGGAGGCGTTGCTGGATCTGCCACACCTGCATCAAGCCCTTCTCGGCAATGGTGAGCGGCTCGACCAGGATCGCGACGTCCCGGAGCGCGCGCGGCACGACGTTCATGTAGCGGGCGTCGTCGACCACGTACTCGGTCATGAACCCGTGCCGGCTCTTGATGCCGCGCTCGCTGAAGTCGCCGGTGAAGCAGAAGTCCTGGCGGCCCGCGCGACAGGCGGTGCAGTTCCTGTGCGGGCACGGGCGCCGCACCATCGGGATCACGAGGTCGCCGGCAGCGATGCCGCGCACCTCGGATCCCACCTCGACCACCTCGCCGAGCGACTCGTGGCCGATCACGAGGTGGTCGCTGCCGTCGGGCGGCGTGCCGTAGTCGAAGCGGCAGATCTCCCGATCCGTGCCGCACACGCCGACCTCGAGCATGCGGAGCTTCACGTGGGTGGGCGCTTCGAGCCGGGGCTCCGGCACGTCGATCAGGTCGACGGTGCGGGTCTTCGGGAAGACGGCGATCGCTTTCATCGATGAGCTCCTAGCCACCAGGTGAAGATCTTCTTCACGGTGGGTGTGAGACGCGTGCGGTTCCACGCGTCGGCGGCCTTCTTCATGGCCTCGGCCTGGGTGGGATACGGATGGATGACGTTCGCGAGCTTGCCGAGGCCGAGCTTGCCCGCCATCGCGACGGAGATCTCGGAGATCATGTCGCCCGCGTGCGTCGCGACGAGGGTGGCGCCGAGGATCTCGTCGCTGCCCTTCTTCAGATGGACGCGGAAGAACCCCTCGTCCTCGCCGTCGAGGCGGGCGCGGTCGACCTCGTGGAGGGGGATCGTGATCGTGTCGACGGCGGTGCCGCGCGCGGCGGCCTCGTGCTCGTAGAGGCCCACGTGCGCGATCTCGGGCGAGGTGTACGTGCACCACGGGACGGTGAGGGCGCTCGCCTTGCGCCGTCCGAGGAAGAGCGCGTTCGCCAGCACCACGCGCGCGAGCGCGTCGGCCACGTGCGTGAACTGGAAGCGCGACGCGACGTCGCCGGCGGCGTAGATGCGCGGGTTGGTCGTCTGGAGGCGGTCGTTCACGGTGACGCCGGTGCGGTCGTACGCGACCCCGGCGGCCTCGAGCCCGAGCCCCTCGACGTTCGGTGCGCGTCCGACCGCGACCAGGACCCGGTCGGCGACGGCGCTCGTGACAGCGCCACTCGTCTCGTAGTCGAGGACGGTCTCCGCGCCGCGCCGTGCCACGCGGGTGATGCGGGCACCGTTCACGAGCGTCACGCCCTCGGCGCGCAGGCGCCGCTCGACGATCGCCGCCGCATCGGCGTCCTCGCGCGGCAGCACGTGCGGGTCGGCGTTGAGGAGCGTCACGTCGGCGCCGAAGCGTCGAAACGCCTGGGCCAGCTCGCAGCCGATCGGGCCCGCACCGATGACGGCGAGGCGCCGTGGCAGCTCGGTCAGCCAGAACACGGTCTCGTTCGTCAGGTAGTCGACGTCCCCGAGGCCGGGGACCGGCGGCGCAGCGGCGCGCGCACCGGTCGCGACGACGGCGCGCGAGAACTCGAGCGTGCGCCCGTCGACCTCCAGCGTGGTCGGGCTCGTGAAGCGGCCCTCGCCGAGGTACACGTCCACGCCGAGCTGCGTGAAGCGGTCGACGCCGTCGGTGGGGGCGAGCCCGGCGCGCAGGCGCCGCATGCGCGCCATGACGGCCGCGAAGTCGACGCGGACCTCGCCGGTGTGGACGCCGAGCGCGGCGGCGTCGCGCGCCATCGCGGCGATCCGCGCCGGGCCGATGATGCCCTTGGACGGCACGCAGCCGACGTTGAGGCAGTCGCCGCCGAGGAGCGCCCGCTCGACGAGCGCGACCTTCGCGCCGAGGCCGGCGCCGCCGGCCGCCGACACGAGACCCGCCGTCCCGCCTCCGACGACGACGAGGTTGTAGCGCCCCGAGGGCGTCGGGTTCGTGCGGCCGCTCGGATGCACGTGACCCAGCAGCGCGCGGTTCGCCTCGTCGTCCGGGAGGACCAGGGGCGCGCCCGGATCGTGCGGCCGCGGTGTCGTCGCCGGCGCGGCGCTGCGCGCGAGCGGCGCGTCGGCCGTCGCTTCGGCGAGCGCGCGCCGCGCGATGCGCGTGATCACGACCGTCACGGCGACCGTCGCCGCGAAGCCGACGAAGGTGAGCGCCTGCCGCGCCGGCCCGCCGGCGGTCGTTCCGGACGCGATCTCGGACACGCTCGTGAGCAGCGAGCCCAGATAGACGTACATGATCGTCCCCGGGACCATGCCGACCAGCGAGCCGACGACGTAGTCGCGAAAGCTCACCTTCGTGAGGCCATAGGCGTAGTTGAGGAGGCTGAAGGGAAACGCCGGCGACAGGCGCGTCAGCAGCACGATCTTCAGCCCCTCCCGGCCCACGGCGCGATCGATCGCCGCAAAGCGCGGGTTCGCCTCGACGCGCCTGGCGATCGCCTCGCGGGCGACCGTCCTGCCGAGCAGGAACGCCACGGCAGCGCCGAGGTTCGCGGCGATCCACACGAGGGGAACGCCCAACACGACCCCGTACGCGAACCCGGCCCCCAGCGTCAGGATCGACCCGGGCAGGAACAGCACGCACGCGAGCACGTACGCCAGCACGAACATCGCCATGCCGGCCGGTCCGGCGCTCCGGACCCACGACACGAAAGCGAGGAGGCTCT
This is a stretch of genomic DNA from Candidatus Eisenbacteria bacterium. It encodes these proteins:
- a CDS encoding LLM class flavin-dependent oxidoreductase, which gives rise to MEFGLFFELSVPRPFEGGVERTVYENSLAQVRLADELGFDAVWAVEHHFLEEYSHCSAPEVFLTACAMQTQRIRVGHGAVVCVPEMNHPVRVAERAAALDIVSGGRLELGTARSSTWTELGGFNVDPDTTKKTWDEYVRVLPKMWTQERFAWDGVSFSMPERSVLPKPIQKPHPPLWVTVTSPGTELDAAERGIGSLGVAAASFAEQERRTREYHRRIRQCDPVSSVVNDKVATLNFLYCHEDARQAATTGMRMLGLFSFFNANLLPTREAYPTRAYQSLGALAPTPGAEAGSPGDPRGIPDGIAIGDPARIVQAIKRWESIGVDALNFIVNAVEAIPQADVLASLRLFAAEVMPHFRKGR
- a CDS encoding MMPL family transporter, with protein sequence MSRLGSWLVAHDRWVVGAVLAVTLAFGVVAARVRVEFRYEDLLPQGHPFMEVHRRYHRTFSEANVLTIMLEARSGTIYTPEILRTIYRATEAVDRLPGVNHDQVDSIASRFVRIVQVQSGGRMTADPLMSRADVTPAEAHEIGRLARSSGYVLGTLISLDERAALIRAGFAEKRLDDRRLFQAVNETILPFADENVAVYVAGQPRQNGWVLALEHQVLIAFAVAIALTWVLLYQYFRDWRGALRPTISGGLAAVWGFGLVQLTGFAVNPLTLVIPFLITARAVSHSAQMHDRYYEELAQGESKGEAVQRSFARLFAPTVAGIMTDALGVLAIGIVAIPALRALALTAMLWLLSLVVTELLLNPIVYTHLRAPDIETIRSRERGWLARGAVALAKGVTGPRGRWRALALSGVVVAVAVALLPRLGIGAAGSASRILAADSEFNRSHRAVQEEFGGSEPFIVVVEGDDPRALYRPALLRAMEQLQRYVERVPAVGWSTSPVDILKAMRERFNELEPKWGVIPSTEIEAAQTFFTYWGFIPPSTSARYFSPDFSAGQVTFYCRDHTVESVRSVVAATQKFIAEHPLDRAHFRLAGGFIGVMAAIYDEILRSDALMTTAAFAVILLVTAVTYRSLVAALLLVVPLAFANFVVNAYMAARGIGLDLNTLPVVAVGVGFGIDYGIYILSRVRERTEEGMGLDDAVREAIAGAGRTVAFTALAMTAGVLCFTVTDLRFVAEMAVLLALWMVTSAATALVTLPAALVVLRPKFLVAPTRSSARS
- a CDS encoding glucose 1-dehydrogenase — its product is MKAIAVFPKTRTVDLIDVPEPRLEAPTHVKLRMLEVGVCGTDREICRFDYGTPPDGSDHLVIGHESLGEVVEVGSEVRGIAAGDLVIPMVRRPCPHRNCTACRAGRQDFCFTGDFSERGIKSRHGFMTEYVVDDARYMNVVPRALRDVAILVEPLTIAEKGLMQVWQIQQRLPWACSMEAARSHAYGHSAVVLGAGPVGLLGAMALVAQGFQTFVYSREKAPNPKAALVESIGGRYVSAEETSLEGLANRIDGIDVVYEATGASKVAFDMLSVIGPNAIFIFTGVPGRKGPVTVDTDVLMRNMVLKNQVVFGTVNASKDAFEAAIRDVALFDRRWPKAVRSLITGRFPMASYRELLTGDATGIKNVLTIA
- a CDS encoding FAD-containing oxidoreductase; amino-acid sequence: MTEAIMAGEVPAAPTDAPAASGGRMRLVVLGLAIAALLVAAKTLPVTQSLLAFVSWVRSAGPAGMAMFVLAYVLACVLFLPGSILTLGAGFAYGVVLGVPLVWIAANLGAAVAFLLGRTVAREAIARRVEANPRFAAIDRAVGREGLKIVLLTRLSPAFPFSLLNYAYGLTKVSFRDYVVGSLVGMVPGTIMYVYLGSLLTSVSEIASGTTAGGPARQALTFVGFAATVAVTVVITRIARRALAEATADAPLARSAAPATTPRPHDPGAPLVLPDDEANRALLGHVHPSGRTNPTPSGRYNLVVVGGGTAGLVSAAGGAGLGAKVALVERALLGGDCLNVGCVPSKGIIGPARIAAMARDAAALGVHTGEVRVDFAAVMARMRRLRAGLAPTDGVDRFTQLGVDVYLGEGRFTSPTTLEVDGRTLEFSRAVVATGARAAAPPVPGLGDVDYLTNETVFWLTELPRRLAVIGAGPIGCELAQAFRRFGADVTLLNADPHVLPREDADAAAIVERRLRAEGVTLVNGARITRVARRGAETVLDYETSGAVTSAVADRVLVAVGRAPNVEGLGLEAAGVAYDRTGVTVNDRLQTTNPRIYAAGDVASRFQFTHVADALARVVLANALFLGRRKASALTVPWCTYTSPEIAHVGLYEHEAAARGTAVDTITIPLHEVDRARLDGEDEGFFRVHLKKGSDEILGATLVATHAGDMISEISVAMAGKLGLGKLANVIHPYPTQAEAMKKAADAWNRTRLTPTVKKIFTWWLGAHR